ACATTCATCATACCTTCCGAGATATCCGTGCCGATCAGTTCGGCAGGCTGTAGTTTGCGGCAGGCGAGGATAGCAAAATCTCCTGTGCCGGTAGCTACATCCATCATACGCTGCGGTTGGAAAGGGCGTAACCAGGCAATCGCTTTTTTGCGCCAGCTGCGGTCGATACCTAAAGATAAGGTATGGTTCAGCTTATCGTATGTATGCGCGATGTTGTCGAACATTCGTTCCACTTGCTCGGTCTTTTTTCCTTCTTCGTCGTAAGGTTTGATATGTTGTTGTGGGTAGTCCATTCTTTTTAATTGATAGTTGATAAATGATAGTTGGAAGATGATAGTTGATAAATGATAGTTGGCGGATAATTAAGGTAAGGTTGAAGTTATATGCAATGAATTGCATACGAACTGTTATTTATTATCTGTCAACTATCATTTATTATCTGTCATTTGTTGACTATCAACGATTCAAGAACGTTTCAACGTTTTTGAATATGCGTTCAGCGATGTTGGTAGTATCTTCTTTCACAAACTTCTCACCGGTGATGTTTTCGAACAATTCGATGTAACGGTCACTGATGCTTTGTACGATAGCCGGAGTCATCTCAGGCACTTCCTGACCTTCTTTGCCCTGAAAACCGTTTTCCATCAACCATTCGCGAACGAACTCTTTAGAAAGTTGTTTCTGTGGTTCGCCTTTTTTGAAACGTTCCTGGTAACCTTCAGCATAGAAATAACGGCTTGAATCCGGAGTGTGGATTTCGTCCATCAGGTAGATGGTACCGTTGTGCTTGCCGAATTCGTATTTTGTATCTACGAGAATCAGTCCGCGTTCTGCTGCTATTTCAGTACCGCGTTTGAAAAGGGCTAATGTATATTTTTCGAGGATTTCATACTCTTCCGGAGTAGCCAATCCCTGTTTCAGGATTTCTTCTTTAGAGATGTCTTCGTCGTGCAATCCCATTTCTGCTTTCGTAGTCGGAGTGACGATCGGTTCAGGGAATTTTTGGTTTTCGCGCATTCCGTCCGGCAATTTCACGCCGCAAATCTCGCGGACACCGCTTTTATAGGCCCGCCATGCGCTACCGCACAGGTAACCACGCACAATCATTTCCACCGGAAAACCTTCACACAACACACCCACTGTCACCATTGGGTCCGGAGTAGCCAGTTTCCAGTTCGGACAGATGTCAGTAGTGGCATCAAGGAATTTTGCTGCAATTTGGTTCAGCATTTGTCCTTTGTAAGGAATACCTTCAGGCAGTACTACGTCAAAGGCCGAAATACGGTCGGTTGCTACCATGACGAGTTTTTCGCCGTTGATGTTGTACACATCGCGCACTTTTCCGTGGTACACACTTTTCTGTCCCGGAAAGTTGAAATCTGTTTTTGTTAATGCTTTCATAATGATATATATATTAAAATTTCGCTTCTTTATCGAACTTTTCGTAAGCATCCACGATACGTTCCACCAGTTTATGGCGTACAATATCTTTCTTATTCAGTTCAACAAAACTAATCCCTTTCACTCCCTTCAAGATGCGGAGGGCTTGCACCAATCCCGATGTTTGTGAAGCGGGAAGGTCAATCTGTGTCATATCTCCCGTCACAATCATCTTGGTGTTCATACCCATACGGGTGAGGAACATTTTGATTTGTTGGGCGGTAGTATTCTGGGCTTCGTCCAATATGACGACTGCGTCATTCAGCGTACGTCCGCGCATGAAGGCTAACGGGGCAATCTGGATAATGTTCAATTCCATGTATTCCTTTAACTTGGCGGCAGGTATCATATCTTGCAGGGCATCGTATAAAGGTTGCAGGTATGGATCGATCTTATCTTTCATGTCGCCGGGCAGGAAACCGAGTTTTTCTCCGGCTTCTACGGCGGGGCGGCTAAGAATGATTTTTTTGATTTCTTTGTTTTTCAATGCACGCACGGCAAGGGCGATAGCGGTGTATGTTTTTCCCGAACCTGCCGGACCGATGGCGAACACCATATCGTTCTTTGCGAATCCTTCCACCAGTTTCAACTGATTTTCACTTCGGGGGATGATAGGCTTTCCCGTGACGCTGAACACAATCACGTTTCCTGTCTGTTCCGCTTGCGGAGCATTTCCTTTTATAATGTCAATGATAACTTCTTCTTTCAGTGAATTATATTCGGCGCAGTACTTTTCAAGTTTGGTGATATTTTCCTCGAAGGCACACATTTCCTCCTCGTCGCCCAGCACTTTGATGACATTGCCACGGGCAACGATACGCAGCTTTGGATGTAAAGCTTTAATTAATTGCATGTTGGCGTTGTTTACACCGTAAAAAATAACAGGATCAACATCCTCAAGAACAATTGCTTTCTCTATCATTAAGTTGTATTAAAGAAAAATTTCTGCAAATTTAATCAAACGTTTTGGATTCTCTGATTGTTTGGAGGTGAATTTTATTGCAAATCTTCTACTATCCACTTTTCGATGTTTCTTGTTTCATTACTGAAATTGATGCCTATTTTAAATATTTGTCGCTTGTCGGCAGTAAACGCTTGTGCATAATGTTTATCATTGATTTGTTGCAGAGCCTCTTCGGCAGTTCCTTCCAGTTTGAATTCCATCACATAGATGAAATGATCGGTTTGCAGGACGAGGGCAATGCGCCCTTGTGAGGTATGATATTCTGCTTTTACATAGAATCCAATGAGTTTAAATACGATGAAGAGTACATTTTGATAATGTAGTTCCAAATCGCGTACCAATTCGTAAGGTGTATCGGCAAAGAAACTTTGCAGGCGGCGGAAAAAGGCATCATAATCACCTTGTTCCACTTCATCGACAAACTGCCGTATTTGGAAAGGAGATTCGATTACGTCTATATTGGTATAGAACGGAAGGAGGTATTTTACAAAACCTTCTTCTACTTCTCGATTGGGAAATCCTAGTCGATAAATTTCAAAGCGATTGTCAAATCCTTTGATCGTTAGATATCCGCTTTGATAGATAACCGGAATAGGATTTCGGGACGTCGAATCAATGCTGTTCAGTACATCTGCATCCGTTTCTTCATGCGTGATACGTTGGAGATTATAATTAGATTTCTTTAGTAATTCTACCAGATAAGTCGGGGTGCCGGTCTCAAACCAGTAACTACCGAATTTCATCTTGTAGAATGTGTTGAGCAAACTGAATGGATTGTATATTCCTATGGAATTTTCTACGAAATGATAACCATCATAACATTCTTTCAGTTCGGAGCATACCTCTTCATAAGTCATTTTTTGCTTATCAGCCAAGATATGCAAGTCTTCTTCCATATTGTCGTGGATTTCTTTCTCTGTGATACCGCAGAGTTCCACGTACTGTTCATCCATTGAAATATCAATCAGATTGTTCAGGTCGCTGAATACACTGACTTTTCCGAATTTGGTAACACCTGTAAGGAATCCGAGTTTGATGCATCCGTCTTTACTCTTTAATGCTCCATAGAAAGGCTTTAGTGTGTTTCGGTAATATTTTTGCAGTTCTTCGTTTCCGATGGCTTGCAGCATCGGTTTGTCATATTCGTCTACAAGGATAACGACACGTTGCCCGGTCTGTTCGTAAGCCCGCTGTATGATGCCTGCAAAGCGTAAAGAAAAGGAAACTTCCGACGGGCGTGTGCCATACAGGCTTTCCCAATGTTCCAGATTGTCATTGAGTATTTGGTCCAGACTTTCGGGAGTATCATATTTCTCGATATTTAAATCAAGGTGTAATATCGGATGTTTGATCCAGTCTTTTTCCAGTTGTTCGATAGCCAATCCTTCGAATAGTTCTTTCTTTCCCTGATAGTATGCTTCAAGAGTAGATATTAGCAGACTTTTCCCAAAGCGGCGGGGGCGGCTAAGAAAATAGTAACGACCGGTTTTTACTAATTGGTAAATGAGTCGGGTTTTATCTATATAAAGATAACCGTCGTTACGGAGACTTTCAAAATTCTGTATGCCGATAGGATATAGCTTGCTCATAATCTGATTTTTTTAGCGTTGGATTCATACAAAGATAGCTGTTTTCCATCTTAACGCAAAATTTACCTTGAAGGTTTTATGATATGCTGGTCAAAAATTTTGAAAAAAGGTATTTATCGGGCGGTGATATGGAAACATCCTTGCTTTAATTCATATTTAATATAGCATTTTTCCGCTTTCCGCAAGTCCCTTAATACCTCAGACAGAACGAGTTTCAGAGTATCTGAGCTTACGTCCTGTAAGGGACGTCCGTCTTTGTCTTCTACCTTTTTGAAGCGTTTCCAACTGACGTCGAAAGTGGCTCCGAAGCAATGTGCCGAGTTTGCCGAAGCATTTCGGTTGCGACGACGGAGGCGTTTCACATCGTTTTCGGTACGCAACACCGAAGTAACGATTACCTGATTCGGATTCAAGCCTTTGGCAGTCAATGAATCGAGGAAATTGGAACCGATCGTATCGAGTAGCGCGCTGGCACAAGGAACGAGATAGGGGATGGAGTGTGTCAGTGAATCTACTACATAAAACTCATTGTCGGTAATATGAGTTAGCTTTTCTTTCATAGCTTCTGCTGCCTCCCGGTCTGCCAATGGACGGATCCCAGTCTTTTTGGCTGCTTCCAGATGTGCATCGTTCAAATCAGGGAAAGAACGTTTGTAGCTGACTACGCCACGAACATTGCGCGGCTCGTTCAGTTTCAGCGACATGTCTTTCTTTTTGCAACCCGAAGTAAGCGTTGTAAGCCCGATAACTAGTAAAGATAGCGGTAATATGCGAAGCTTATAAATAGTCATTTTATATTTTTTGTTCGCAAATATACGCTATTTTTTCATACATTTGTAGCGATTTATAAAAATAGGTCACTTTCCCACTAAACATAATACACATGAAAACTGATTTCGATTACAATTCTATGCCCGTTAGCTTCGCTCATTGCTTGAACGGACATTGTTTGCGTGCGGACAAATGTCTGCGACGACAAGTATCTCTCCGAATGCCGAAAGAGCGGGCTACTGTAATGGTTATTAATCCCGAACATATCGCTTCCGATGGTGGGGACTGTACGTACTTTATTGATGAAAAGCCGGTGCTCTTTGCACGGGGCATGAAACATTTGCTGGACCAGGTGCCGCTGGCTGATGCCACCGTTATCAAACGACAGATGATGGCCTACTTCGGCAAAACGATCTATTACCGTTGTTGCAACAAGGAACGGCTGATTAAACCGAAGGAGCAGGAATACATACAGGGACTTTTCCGCAGGCGGGGAATTACCGAAATGCCTCAATTTGACGAATATGTAGAATACTATGATCTTGGGTAAGTATATCCGTTAGTTCCATTAGTCCCATATATTGTGGGAAAGTATTCCCTCATATTATGGGAATTTGTTCCCACAAAATGAGGGAATAAATTCCCACCGGCTAGGGAATCTTTTCCCACAATATGTGGGACTATCTGATTCTGTAATCCCCTGATAATAGTTGACTACCTTTTTCCCTTATCTTCGGGTTGGGTTGACATTGATTAGATAGGTATTATATAGCAGTCCCGGTATGAGAAATGCATGATGAAGGTATGAGAAATGCCTGTTTTTTATGGCATTTCAGGCAAAATACTATGAGAAATACCTTTTTGGAAAGTATTTCTCATAGTGTTAATCTTTTGAATTATAGATGATTATCCCGCAAAGTATGAGAATATGAGAAATGATTTCGAAAAATCTTTTCTAGTGCATATTAGATTACTGCATCTTTCAGCCATTTTCCGAAAAAACGGTCATAGACAATATACCCATCTGGTGTATTATATATCAGTTCTTTATTTAGTAAGGATTTTAGTGCTACGTTAACGCTACTGGGCGTTTTTAGATGGTGCTTTTTGATGAAGTCATTGGCATTTATGTTTTTTATACAGCCTTCTGTGGCAATAGCTTTCAATAAATCTACTTGATTGTTGGTTAGTAGAGTCAGGTTACTTTGATATATGGTTTCCTGTTCATCTAAAATGTCATTTATACATCTATCTACCAGTCGGTTATCAATGGGGCTGATTTTCTTTTCATACAATCGGTTGAGTATACTTTGGACGTACCATGTGTGTCCGTTTTCAAGTTGGTACAAATAGGAAAATGTTTCTAGTGTCAATTCTCTTTTTTTCTTAGCAAAGAATGAGTGTGCGAACGAATAATAATTCTCCAGTGGGATTTCCGTTAATACAATGATTTGGGTACTTTGATAAAAAGGACGTTTTGCAGAAGTAAACATTTCCTCCATTACATGTTTTTTACTTCCGGAAAAGATAAAGTGTACATTGGGCATGAATTGGATATGAGAGCGGAGCAATGCTTCTACACCTTTTTCCGGATATTCTGTAATTTGTTGGAATTCATCAATGGCAAGATAACATTGCTTCTTTGAGGCTACCATATAATTGAGTATTTCTTTCAATGTTTGTTCAGCGTGGGTGGGAGCAAAGTCTAATGTTATGGTAGGCATACCACTTCTTTCGTCAGCACTGATAATAGGACGGCAAGATTTGAAGAAAGCAGTCATTTGCCGGAGTATGTTTTGGGACAGAGTATCTAATTCTCCAAGTACATTTTGAGCAAGTAACTGGATGAATGCTTTTAAATCACGTGTAGAGTAAATGTCCATATAAAAATAGGCAGCATTCGGATTATTTTCCCGCTTCATTCGATAGAATACATTTTTGATGAGTCCCGTCTTTCCCATGCGTCGGGGGGATATTAAGGTCAGGTTACGTTCATTTAGTAAAGCTGAAATCATTTTATCAGTTTCTTTCTCCCGATCGCAAAAGTATTCGGGACTGTTGTAACCGTATACAAGGAATGGATTGTATGGCTTCATGACTTATTACATATTTTACGTTACATATTTTATGTAACACAAAGAACGTAATAAATTGGGAATATTCAAAGATTTATTTGAATTATATAAAAAAACAAACGCTGATGAGAACAAGCGATCATTCTTTTCTCATCAGCGTATATTATGTCGGATTACAACTATTTCTTATCTTTTTTCTCCGTCAGCTTTGGTTGCAGGCTTTTCCTCCGTTTTGCTTTCCGGATTGATAATACCTTTCACTGTTTCACCGATAGGAAGCTTGTCTAATACGCCAAGGCTTGGAGCTACTGTTTTTACTAATGTATTCAGGAAATTACTTGTACTGCCGTTTCCTCCGTCGAATACGGTGATATTTCCTAAGTTCATGTGTTCGAACGCCTTCACCTGTTCGCCGGCGATTTCCTTCCATTGGTCTACCATCTTATATTGGATA
The Bacteroides caecimuris DNA segment above includes these coding regions:
- a CDS encoding phosphoribosylaminoimidazolesuccinocarboxamide synthase, producing MKALTKTDFNFPGQKSVYHGKVRDVYNINGEKLVMVATDRISAFDVVLPEGIPYKGQMLNQIAAKFLDATTDICPNWKLATPDPMVTVGVLCEGFPVEMIVRGYLCGSAWRAYKSGVREICGVKLPDGMRENQKFPEPIVTPTTKAEMGLHDEDISKEEILKQGLATPEEYEILEKYTLALFKRGTEIAAERGLILVDTKYEFGKHNGTIYLMDEIHTPDSSRYFYAEGYQERFKKGEPQKQLSKEFVREWLMENGFQGKEGQEVPEMTPAIVQSISDRYIELFENITGEKFVKEDTTNIAERIFKNVETFLNR
- a CDS encoding PhoH family protein, with the translated sequence MIEKAIVLEDVDPVIFYGVNNANMQLIKALHPKLRIVARGNVIKVLGDEEEMCAFEENITKLEKYCAEYNSLKEEVIIDIIKGNAPQAEQTGNVIVFSVTGKPIIPRSENQLKLVEGFAKNDMVFAIGPAGSGKTYTAIALAVRALKNKEIKKIILSRPAVEAGEKLGFLPGDMKDKIDPYLQPLYDALQDMIPAAKLKEYMELNIIQIAPLAFMRGRTLNDAVVILDEAQNTTAQQIKMFLTRMGMNTKMIVTGDMTQIDLPASQTSGLVQALRILKGVKGISFVELNKKDIVRHKLVERIVDAYEKFDKEAKF
- a CDS encoding ATP-binding protein produces the protein MSKLYPIGIQNFESLRNDGYLYIDKTRLIYQLVKTGRYYFLSRPRRFGKSLLISTLEAYYQGKKELFEGLAIEQLEKDWIKHPILHLDLNIEKYDTPESLDQILNDNLEHWESLYGTRPSEVSFSLRFAGIIQRAYEQTGQRVVILVDEYDKPMLQAIGNEELQKYYRNTLKPFYGALKSKDGCIKLGFLTGVTKFGKVSVFSDLNNLIDISMDEQYVELCGITEKEIHDNMEEDLHILADKQKMTYEEVCSELKECYDGYHFVENSIGIYNPFSLLNTFYKMKFGSYWFETGTPTYLVELLKKSNYNLQRITHEETDADVLNSIDSTSRNPIPVIYQSGYLTIKGFDNRFEIYRLGFPNREVEEGFVKYLLPFYTNIDVIESPFQIRQFVDEVEQGDYDAFFRRLQSFFADTPYELVRDLELHYQNVLFIVFKLIGFYVKAEYHTSQGRIALVLQTDHFIYVMEFKLEGTAEEALQQINDKHYAQAFTADKRQIFKIGINFSNETRNIEKWIVEDLQ
- a CDS encoding DUF5715 family protein; the encoded protein is MTIYKLRILPLSLLVIGLTTLTSGCKKKDMSLKLNEPRNVRGVVSYKRSFPDLNDAHLEAAKKTGIRPLADREAAEAMKEKLTHITDNEFYVVDSLTHSIPYLVPCASALLDTIGSNFLDSLTAKGLNPNQVIVTSVLRTENDVKRLRRRNRNASANSAHCFGATFDVSWKRFKKVEDKDGRPLQDVSSDTLKLVLSEVLRDLRKAEKCYIKYELKQGCFHITAR
- a CDS encoding DUF6078 family protein, with the translated sequence MKTDFDYNSMPVSFAHCLNGHCLRADKCLRRQVSLRMPKERATVMVINPEHIASDGGDCTYFIDEKPVLFARGMKHLLDQVPLADATVIKRQMMAYFGKTIYYRCCNKERLIKPKEQEYIQGLFRRRGITEMPQFDEYVEYYDLG
- a CDS encoding AAA family ATPase; the protein is MKPYNPFLVYGYNSPEYFCDREKETDKMISALLNERNLTLISPRRMGKTGLIKNVFYRMKRENNPNAAYFYMDIYSTRDLKAFIQLLAQNVLGELDTLSQNILRQMTAFFKSCRPIISADERSGMPTITLDFAPTHAEQTLKEILNYMVASKKQCYLAIDEFQQITEYPEKGVEALLRSHIQFMPNVHFIFSGSKKHVMEEMFTSAKRPFYQSTQIIVLTEIPLENYYSFAHSFFAKKKRELTLETFSYLYQLENGHTWYVQSILNRLYEKKISPIDNRLVDRCINDILDEQETIYQSNLTLLTNNQVDLLKAIATEGCIKNINANDFIKKHHLKTPSSVNVALKSLLNKELIYNTPDGYIVYDRFFGKWLKDAVI